A stretch of DNA from Glycine max cultivar Williams 82 chromosome 18, Glycine_max_v4.0, whole genome shotgun sequence:
aaaattttggtattatttcttaaaaaaataataattataccataattttaaaaaatagttttatttatttattttatacattattaatttattaaaaagtatcttaaaatataattttaaaaataattatgataaaattctaattttcatCATACAtcgaataataatataaatttttttatacagtatattcattttaattagctcacataaaaaaatcattttaattaaattcaaaaaagaAAGGTATTTTATGAGACTGGACAACAAATGCCAAAGAAGTGTTGTTCCAAGGTGGTTGAAACTGACGTTGATGTGCTCATTGATATCATCGAAGCCACAGTGTTAAAACCAGAGTGTTGCTCCTTTGTACTCTCCATCATCCCTCTTGCATAGCATTGCACTGTTTCCCTTTTCTCTTCTCACATCGTCATTCACACACCCTCTTCTCTTCGATCTCATCGCCCTCACAAACCCTTATATTTACACCGGCCCACTTTCCTATTTGCACCATTTCGTTCAGATCATAGCGCCGTTCGAGATCAGAAACCggaaaaaataggtttttgattCGTGGGGTTGGTTCCAAATGGCGTCATTCACGATCCCTTGCCCCAAGTGCGTTGTTGTTCCTTTTGCTCATTTGGGACTGAACTCTCAGACCCAGCAACGGAACGCGCTGGGGTTGAAGAAATCGCTCTCATTTGGATCTTTGAGTAGTGATTCGGCGCCAAATGGGATTCAGGTGCgtgttttttttgtgaaatgtGAATCTGGTTTTGAAGTTTGGATTAATAATACCATGTTGATTTGTTCAGATTTTGGACGGTGGTGATTCCACTGTGCCTCATTGATTATTTCGTGCGTGTGCTTGTGTAATTGTGTTTGAGTTTTTAATTGTATCATGAATAAGCTAGAAGGGTTGCTCCAGAATGCTCAATTTGCCCTTTTTACCTTTGTTTTTCTTGGAGGTTAGATGGTGATGGGGAAACAATGGAATTCAGGTTTATTGGCTGAATTTAGAAATTTGGGTGTCATTTCGTTAACTTATTTCTTGTTTTAGTATATTGGTTAAGCTATTGTCTATGCTcttactttaattattattctattaaTTTCAGCATATATTAGTGATAACTAATAACCAAATCCCTATCACTGTCTCTTCAGTGTTGAGTGTCCTTTGCTTTTTgggttaaaaacaaaaacaaaggggaGCCTTTTGTTCCTTTAAGTCCTATTGAATTTGAAGCTTTATTCAACAACTCACACTTTACAATTGACACATATTTTGATGTATGGAAACGAAGAGTTTCATCCGTCTTTTACCGCACTTCTTGCACAGTGAAGAAATCAttagtattttgttttattcaatACAATCTACAGCTAAATGTTTGATCAATTGACAAGTGTTACCTTTAGTACATTTTATGGGGTCCTTTTCCCTCTTGTTTCTGAATGCTCGTGATGGAATAGGAATATTGAGCTACTGTTTTGGATAAACTCATCGATAAGTAACTTTACAGAAACTCTTAATttaacttcttcaaaagctGAGGTGCAcaagttgattttagtttatGGGAAAAGTTCAATTTATTTTGCCTTCTTATTCTCTTCTCTTATAAGTGTTGATacaaaagtttatccaaacagggTCTGAGTCTTGTAAAAATTCCGTGACATTAAAATTTAGTGCTGAGCATAAGACCCTCTTGCATATGAAACTCCAAAGTACAGTCATAGAGAATCATCGTGATCAATGTTTTGTTGAGTGCTATTGTGTTGTCAATATTTGCTGCCATATGGGAATATTTCTATCATGAAGCTTGGTATTGGGTTTACATTCAGCTTCAGCTTTATGGTTTAGAGTTCCTAGTAATTTTTATGCTTAAATAAGTAATGTTTCTATATatttcatttcctcacatggTGATGACACATTTTCAGCATGTTATAATCAGAAGTAGTACATTATTTCCGTTGTATTTGTTGTTCTGATTGCTAATATTAATAAACTTAAGTCAGAAGCTTTGCagctatatttttctttctgatTGTTTATATGTTTCATTGTTATTGTCATGTCCTGCAGTGCCTTAACAAGAAGCAATCTTCTGTCTGGAAGCTTCAAGCACAACCAAAAGAGGTCAGTTCACATTGAGTATTACTTTTGAAGAAAATTGTCATGAGAGTTCTCTAATCCTTCTGAGCAAATTAGTTCTTCATAAGGTTAAATTAACAATAACCATAAATTACCTTGCTGTGTGTCCTAGGCTGTTACTGTTGAAAATTCTGCACCTGTACAGGTCAATGGACCTAAAATTGCTCCACCAGAAGAGAAGGATGACCATAATGGAAAACCCTCTGGTCCAAGCACTTCTGCTGATGCATCTTCAATTTCTGCATTTATGAACCAAGTTTCAGATCTTGTTAAGTAAGACTAAGCTGCTGTGCTTTTCATaaacttgtgtttttttttttaattcttatatcaACATTAGTGTATGAAACGtttctatatattataataatactaTTGTTCTGGGCAGACTTGTGGACTCTAAAGATATTATGGAGCTGCAACTCAAGCAAGCAAACTGTGAACTCGTGATAAGAAAGAAGGAAGCTTTGCTGCCTCCACCAGCTACATTTGTAGCTCCAGTGTCACAACCATTTCCATATCCCACAAATTCTCTTCCAGCAGCACCACCTCCAGTTGCTACTTCCACTCCTGCAAGTTCTCCATCTTCAAAAGCAGCTCCTGCCTTACCTCCTGCAAAAGCAAGCAAATCATCTCATCCGGCACTGAAATGTCCAATGGCAGGAACCTTTTATCGAAGTCCAGCACCTGGCGAACCTCCATTTGTCAAGGTATGTATCAGTATAAGTATTACTGTATATGCACATGTAATTTAAATAGTGAACTTCTTTTGAGGTGTTGATTTACAAATCATTCTACAGGGTACATACTGCTAATCATTACCATGTTTGCCAAATAAATTAATGGATAATGCTAGGTCatgtatttgattgtgttttttttagaattattttattaaatattttttgaaaatgagataataaattaatggtAAGAGTAAGGTAAGAAGATGAGATAATGTAAGGAAGAGAGTGAGTAAGAAAATTGAAAGTAGAAAACCAAAACAACTTAAAATTGTTctggttattttattttaaaaactgaaagagatattacttttgaaatcaattttgaaACAGAAAATAGTTTTCTAGAATATGAGACAAATAAAGTCTTATTCTTCTGTCATTGTTTCTGTGTTTCAGGTGGGAGATAAAGTGCAGAAGGGGCAGGTCATTTGCATTATTGAGGCTATGAAACTAATGAATGAAATTGAAGTATGTATATTGTTTTTTCTGtgctactttttttatatttttctgctttctttctccttttacTAATATTACTCTCTTATTATTGTGGACTATAGTCATATATAGTAAAATACATGAATCCATATTAAAGGTCCCCTCATTATAGCACACACCAAAAACACAGGCCCATAAAAACTGTATGCACAGTGCACACTTTTCTGTTTCTTACATATTTCCATCTTATTCGACTGCATTAGCTCTAGTTAtttatttaaccaataaaaaaattgtaataactTGGTTCTCTTTCATGGCTTTCCAGGCTGATCAATCTGGAACAGTAGCTGAGGTTGTAGCAGAGGATGGGAAACCAGTCAGTGTAGACACGgtactctctctttctttccctctctcCATTCAAAGTTTTTGCATAATTTCTCTAACTGAATGCTTGTGCTTCATGCAGCCTCTTTTTGTAATTGTACCATGAAGTATGAGAAAGACCTTACTTTGGCTTTGATGGAAATCTCCCTTGTTGGATAACATGCTACAAGATTAGTACAAAGGCACAAGTTTTTcattatttgaatttcttatgAGACAATGTTTGTCCCATTTTAGgaagtctttttttctttttaaagacTTATAAGACATAAAAGCATAGCATATCAGAAGGAATATTGGTATTTGTAGTTCTAAACAGTTTTGGGATTAGTAGTGTAAAAGTTTTATGCATTTGGTTTCTCAAGGATGAACCCGCTGGTTGGTTTTACAAGAATTTGTTATGACAGGTTTATATGCGGTGAAGGAtggattataattaaaataaaatttaattactcatttgattCTTATATCGGGTAATCTATGTGTCTTAGACTTTATACTTAAAGTTTGTTGGATTTAGTTCTTCTAAATACATCTTTTAATCCATTTTAGTCGTTTTATCTAAAATTGTAGGGACTAAAGTGGattaataaaatgtatatataaagattaaaatgagttaaaagacgtatatattaaaatgagaaatttttgGTTGTAGAAatgaaaacatttatttatattaaaatgttttgtattattatataatccataataatctataattaatcatttaaattgattttaaactattttaaattaatttaaaataattttgatttttaatttccttttaaaccttaataaatattatagagacaaattaattaattatattctcaCATGATTAATAAAAAGTTCACTCAATTAATGAATTCCCACTGATTTCTCATCCAATTAATTGATTTCTTACTCAATTTTTGCTAGAAAATTTCTTTAGTCTACTCTCGTCTCTCGTAATCCAAATAGGCAAATCTACAATCTCCCacaagtatttttaattttaatttctcacttttttttataagtaaattCCCAACCTAACTCTTCCTGCCCACTTTTAATGCATGTTTAGTTTGACGTTGGAGAATTAATTTTGGATACATCTtaatatgtttaattataatgttaaaaaaattctaatttttttttaaagtgatgGCAATGAATctaaatttttatactaaattttatttctaacataattttataataaaatattcaaacataaagcagatcactttaaaattaatctCACAAAATCAATtccattcaaaattaattatttagaacTTTCATCTAaaggtacttttttttttttttcaatcttacCTCATTTTATCACTAACTGACGACACCTACTCCTCTTTTCTCCCACTATcaggaaaactttttttttttttttaatcttccttCTTCTATCTTCGGTTTCTCCATCTCCACCTTTCTCCTTCACGAATAACTCgcgatttttttccttttttagtgGTTAGATTGAcaattaaaagttaacaaattaataaagaatAGGGAGATAATTTAggggaaaaggaaaataagttaAGAAGAAATAAATATCCATCAATCAGTTAATTTGAAATaggatttaaagaaattatcataaataataaaattttatttttaatcaggaatataataaatacaattatttcttagaaaataaaataaaaatttatatatatatatatatagagagagagagaggagagagaaatcTTATAAAACATACCAAGTAAATACAATAAAACTCATTATGAGAATGATATCTCTGTattaatatctcaattaaaaaaattatgaatctcatttgaaaacaaatattttttaaggcgTGATTTGATtcgattttatattttttaagtataaaagttgccaagatataaattatttaaatacttTAATATAGCCCGTTCATATAAGTTAATTAATGATTCATTGAATTAATTGGTAATTCGGTAATCTAATACTTTAACCGAGTTAATAACCCGTTTGAttggttaaaataattttttgatttaacGAGAGTATCTAgggttttttatttgatatccaACTAATCCTCTGTAACTGGTTggttcattttgaaataaaatgataccTCTAACAGCGACTTTATgttcaagtcaaaatcaaatcCAACACCTTACTTAATGGATCCAAGTGTTAATCACTTATATTAACAACTTTTGTCATTGgttaaagtaattaatatgaaaGTATTATTACTCAAAttttagaaagaagaaaattttaacataaaaatagaaaataatcaaAGGTCAGAATGGTAGAAactagaaagagaaagaaatctgaaagttGAAGGAAAATTTCAAAAGATACATTACATCTACGGATTTGAAGATATGTTATATTTgtatgaaaaggaaaaatattaaacatcgaataattaaatgattaagttttaatttcttCTGGTACAAAAACTTAGTTATAAAACCATCACTTTTCACCAACAATGGTTAGTTAAGTGGCTAGAGTTTGAATTTCTAAAGCATGTGGTCAAGATTCCACTCTTTCCTGGTgtgtatgaaaaaattattgttgggAGGAAACCATTTACCTTTGTGTCAACAGATTCTTCGTAGGAGTTTAAACTCTTAGTGATCGATCGGAATACTCCTTTACAATGATATTCACAGAAAAAGAAGTCAATAATCGATCGAGAAACTCATTTGCAAGCAAATGCTCAACAAAAAAACCGTCACTTTCTTCCCCTTTTAGATTTGAGGCCATCGTTTTCTGGTGAATGGTCATCACATTCAACAGCGAAAGTGAATTTCCATTTCCATATATGAGAGCATTGCGATTCAGCAGGAATAGTTAATGTAtgctttcaaaataaatatataaatctcAAAAATAAAGCAATAGTCTTACAATCACAATTCATTAATTAGTTTTCATGCAAATCCTTTTCTACTATATTTATCGCTGTCCTTCcatgaataaattatttatagaaaaaaaagttacctTATCGGTTATTAAAGTCATTGTGACCaaatattaagaattaaatGTTCATATTAATTGGGAGCAGCATAAAGCATTGGCAACTAGCAAGTAGCACTACTCCCTCACCTTTAAATACCACCCTTTTTCTATCAACAAATTTTAACTTTGTCTTTGTCCTTAAGCTTTGTAGTCAATATATAGTCATGGTCATGGCTAGGTCTCACTGTTTGTTTCCTTTGGCCTTTTTAATGGTTCTCTTTGTACCAGCCTTGGCACATGGTCGAAGAAGGGGATGGCATCTAGCCCATGCAACTTTCTATGGTGACATGCAAGGTGGAGACACCATGCGTAAGTATAAAACTCCCCTTTACTAGTACTACTCTATCTAAATAGAATCACAACCATTCTCATTTTCCTGATTAATCATATTCTAGCATCGTGTTTATCCCCGTTTCTTATTGTTCTAGAATTGAATTTGTTACCACATGTAATTAATTGGtgcattttttcctctttctttctattttttttaatgatgtaaCTAATGTAAGAGGTTAAAATACAAAAACGGAATTTTTTGCAATAAGAGGCGGAGCTTAGTTATGACAGCGTTAATCTTCTCCCAACCCCCCTCGCATCTTTTCTTAAaattgtatgtatgtatatatgtggagtgtattaaataatttttttgttattgtgaaaaatattaattataaatatagacCATTAAATGATTgtgatcaaaagaaaaatgtatattatttttaagtgattatatGATCATTAACTTTTAAACTCGACCATCCATCGAATAATGGTATGATCTAAATTTATAGTTCTAATTTCTTGTAATAAGAAAAGTTCTTGCTTTATACTTTCATGATCATGTGTATGAATATAATCATTAAAAGCTATTTATATTTAGTCAACACTAACAAATATTTTGTAATGAGTATTCTTTAAAGGCATTTATTCCtcaattattatgattttaaaattataaatattaaagattggtttaaaataaaattttattatttaataagaaaataatctatgcacctaattaaaaatcatcatgtataatgaatgaatttattgatttttttttaaaaaattacttaaaagtcACACCTactataatttgtataaaataatgcatatcc
This window harbors:
- the ACCB-2 gene encoding biotin carboxyl carrier protein subunit; this translates as MASFTIPCPKCVVVPFAHLGLNSQTQQRNALGLKKSLSFGSLSSDSAPNGIQCLNKKQSSVWKLQAQPKEAVTVENSAPVQVNGPKIAPPEEKDDHNGKPSGPSTSADASSISAFMNQVSDLVKLVDSKDIMELQLKQANCELVIRKKEALLPPPATFVAPVSQPFPYPTNSLPAAPPPVATSTPASSPSSKAAPALPPAKASKSSHPALKCPMAGTFYRSPAPGEPPFVKVGDKVQKGQVICIIEAMKLMNEIEADQSGTVAEVVAEDGKPVSVDTPLFVIVP